The Sphaeramia orbicularis chromosome 16, fSphaOr1.1, whole genome shotgun sequence genome window below encodes:
- the rabac1 gene encoding prenylated Rab acceptor protein 1, producing MPSGAPKGENSLVDMDSKAGDLFSAEDAHPTGTGGGGVLARLWLPKGFSATMAKEWIDRRRVSIRPWASFVDQRKFSKPRNFGELCQRVVKNVEIYNSNYTFIFLGLILYCIISSPMLLIALAVFAGAFYIIHLKSLESKLVILGKELTVPHQMSLAGAVSLPVFWLAGAGAAVFWVLGATLFVIGSHAAFRELEGSDMEELLMEPV from the exons ATGCCATCTGGAGCCCCAAAGGGAGAGAACAGTCTTGTAGACATGGACAGCAAGGCTGGAGATCTGTTCAGTGCTGAGGATGCACATCCAACCGGCACAGGTGGAGGTGGGGTTTTGGCCAG GCTCTGGCTACCCAAAGGTTTCTCAGCCACTATGGCTAAAGAATGGATCGACAGGCGCAGGGTTTCCATTCGACCATGGGCTAGCTTTGTGGACCAACGCAAGTTTTCAAAACCCCGTAACTTTGGAGAGCTGTGTCAAAGAGTGGTGAAGAATGTGGAAATCTACAACAGCAACTATACCTTCATTTTCCTTGGTCTTATTCTCTACTGCAT TATAAGTTCTCCAATGCTACTGATTGCCTTGGCTGTGTTTGCTGGTGCCTTTTATATAATCCACCTCAAGTCCCTGGAGTCCAAACTGGTTATCCTTG GCAAAGAGCTGACAGTCCCTCATCAGATGAGTCTTGCTGGTGCTGTCTCTTTACCTGTGTTCTGGCTGGCAGGAGCTGGAGCTGCTGTTTTTTGGGTTCTGG GAGCGACACTGTTTGTGATTGGCTCTCACGCTGCTTTCCGTGAGCTGGAGGGATCTGACATGGAAGAGCTCCTCATGGAGCCCGTATGA